One window of Neptuniibacter halophilus genomic DNA carries:
- the mrcB gene encoding penicillin-binding protein 1B codes for MAKKRAPKSSSRSKRTKKPRNFLKKLLILLFKLSLVGIVLGGIGLIYLDVQVKQKFEGKRWALPAKVYARPLELYAGQPLAREDLKRELKGLGYRFVNRADQPGSVEWASSRARVYTRGFSFPDGDEPPRKMLLSFSGGQLASIRDQNGRAVPLSRLEPILIGGIYPKDNEDRDLIRLEQAPQHLLDALIQIEDRDYYQHFGVSPRGIARAMWVNIRVGRFVQGGSTLTQQLIKNFYLTSDRTLARKLMEIPMAVLLDLHYSKDEILEAYLNEVYLGQSGSRAVHGFGLASQYYFAQPINELQLHQVALLAGMVKGPSYYDPRRHPERALARRNLVLQVLQEQGVISMKQRLDAEKRPLGVVRQRSLHKGAYPAYLDLVKRQLRDEYPEEVLNSEGLRVFTSLDPAVQANSADALEKTIANLQKRHGKPVQDLQGGMVVTDPQTGEVLAMVGGRNARYQGFNRALDARRPIGSLVKPAVYLAALEEGYTLASVLDDQPISVPLPNGESWVPQNFDHQSHGKVPLYRALAKSYNQSTAQLGMDVGLSRVIDLLQRLGVEREPKAYPSLLLGAESMSPFEVAAIYQTMAANGFRTPLRAIRLVTDSEGVELSRYPFEVKQVVSAENMHLIQYALQTVTREGTARYVYSRLPSSMNLAGKTGTSNDQRDSWFAGFAADRMAVVWLGLDDNGKLPFTGSGGALRAWTELMVRERPHSFMAVQPEGIEYQWVEEKTGRISAEHCEGVRQLPFIKGTAPQEYAECAENQQNNSLDWFKKWFR; via the coding sequence ATGGCAAAAAAGAGAGCACCAAAATCGTCAAGTCGCAGCAAGCGTACTAAAAAGCCGCGCAACTTCCTGAAAAAGCTATTGATTCTCCTGTTTAAACTATCCCTGGTCGGGATTGTGCTGGGGGGGATCGGGCTGATCTATCTTGATGTCCAGGTTAAGCAGAAATTCGAAGGCAAGCGCTGGGCGCTACCGGCCAAGGTTTACGCTCGCCCGCTGGAACTGTATGCCGGTCAGCCGCTGGCGCGGGAAGATCTTAAACGTGAGCTTAAAGGGCTCGGCTATCGCTTTGTAAACCGGGCCGATCAGCCCGGGAGCGTGGAATGGGCCAGCAGCCGGGCGCGGGTCTATACCCGTGGTTTCAGCTTTCCGGATGGGGATGAACCGCCGCGTAAAATGCTGCTCAGCTTCAGTGGCGGGCAGTTAGCCTCGATCCGGGATCAGAATGGCCGGGCGGTACCGTTGAGTCGTCTGGAACCGATTCTGATCGGCGGTATTTACCCCAAAGATAATGAAGACCGTGATCTGATTCGTCTGGAACAGGCGCCTCAGCACCTGCTGGATGCACTGATTCAGATTGAAGACCGGGATTACTACCAGCACTTCGGCGTCTCTCCGCGCGGGATCGCCCGGGCGATGTGGGTCAATATCCGGGTTGGCCGGTTTGTGCAGGGGGGAAGCACCCTGACCCAGCAACTGATCAAAAATTTCTACCTCACCTCAGACCGGACTCTGGCGCGTAAGCTGATGGAGATTCCGATGGCTGTGCTGCTGGATCTGCACTACAGCAAAGATGAGATCCTTGAAGCGTATCTGAATGAAGTCTATCTGGGACAATCAGGCTCCCGTGCGGTGCATGGTTTTGGTCTGGCCAGCCAGTACTATTTTGCTCAGCCAATAAATGAACTGCAGTTGCATCAGGTGGCACTGCTGGCGGGTATGGTAAAAGGCCCTTCCTACTACGATCCCCGACGTCATCCGGAACGAGCGCTGGCACGGCGAAATCTGGTGCTGCAGGTGTTACAGGAGCAGGGCGTAATCAGCATGAAGCAGCGTCTTGATGCTGAAAAACGGCCGCTGGGTGTGGTCAGACAGCGTAGTTTGCATAAGGGGGCTTACCCGGCTTATCTGGATCTGGTGAAGCGTCAGTTGCGGGATGAATATCCGGAAGAGGTGCTTAACTCCGAAGGGCTGCGTGTGTTTACCAGCCTTGACCCTGCGGTGCAGGCAAACAGTGCCGATGCTCTGGAAAAGACCATCGCGAATCTGCAGAAGCGCCATGGTAAGCCGGTGCAGGATCTGCAGGGCGGTATGGTTGTCACCGATCCGCAGACCGGCGAAGTGCTGGCAATGGTCGGTGGGCGCAATGCGCGCTATCAGGGCTTTAACCGGGCGCTGGACGCACGTCGGCCGATCGGTTCACTGGTCAAGCCTGCGGTTTATCTGGCTGCTCTGGAAGAAGGCTATACCCTGGCTTCGGTGCTGGATGATCAACCCATCAGTGTGCCCCTGCCAAATGGTGAAAGCTGGGTGCCGCAGAACTTTGATCATCAGAGCCACGGGAAAGTCCCTCTCTATAGAGCTCTGGCGAAATCTTATAACCAAAGTACAGCGCAGTTGGGGATGGATGTCGGCTTGTCCCGGGTTATCGATCTGCTGCAGCGGCTTGGTGTGGAGCGGGAGCCGAAGGCTTACCCGTCACTGTTGCTCGGGGCTGAGTCGATGAGCCCGTTTGAAGTAGCGGCGATCTATCAGACCATGGCTGCCAACGGTTTTCGTACTCCACTGCGGGCGATCCGTCTGGTGACCGACTCCGAGGGGGTTGAACTGTCGCGTTATCCTTTTGAGGTGAAGCAGGTGGTATCGGCAGAAAATATGCACCTGATTCAGTACGCGTTGCAGACTGTGACCCGCGAGGGTACAGCGCGCTATGTCTACAGCCGTCTGCCCTCGTCGATGAATCTGGCGGGTAAGACCGGTACCAGTAACGATCAGCGTGATAGCTGGTTTGCCGGGTTCGCCGCTGACCGGATGGCAGTTGTCTGGCTGGGGCTGGATGATAACGGCAAGCTGCCGTTTACCGGTTCCGGTGGTGCTTTACGGGCCTGGACCGAACTGATGGTACGGGAACGCCCGCACTCCTTCATGGCAGTGCAGCCGGAAGGGATTGAGTACCAGTGGGTGGAGGAAAAAACCGGTCGCATCTCTGCCGAACACTGTGAGGGTGTGCGACAATTACCATTCATTAAAGGTACAGCTCCGCAGGAATACGCTGAGTGCGCCGAAAATCAGCAAAATAACTCTCTGGATTGGTTCAAAAAATGGTTCAGGTAA
- a CDS encoding AAA family ATPase encodes MTLIDALTRPEFYPHPVEQIEVIETHISWLFLTGDYAYKVKKPVDFGFLDFTTLEKRQHFCEEELRLNQRLAPDIYLQVIAIGGTPDAPQFAPEEGAEIIEYAVQMQQFNPQMRLDLLLAKHRFEAGWIDTLAEQIADFHGRIPIVAKDSPWGEPETIWEVVSDNFSHIISAATDMDDLEKVQQLSNFTAQQFRKLTPLIQRRKAEGHVRECHGDLHLANITLYHEELRLFDCIEFNLQFRWIDSISDLAFLLMDLEANGEFRWANRCLNQYMEISGDYQALPLLNFYKAYRSMVRAKVAVLGPEEMHDLPTLRRYLRLTDYYAREPRPALFLMHGVSGSGKSHLSQQLVDQTDTIRIRSDVERKRLFRELSLKGEKVELYSPKMNAHTFNHLFDTSAELLRNGYSVVVDATFIRQRTRQNYIDLAEQLNIPIRIISCECEQKLIEARLKRRATEGNDASDADVQVMQDQLQLQQPLSEAEQELTITINTDDDDAISRLLEQLRIQEVIF; translated from the coding sequence ATGACGCTTATTGACGCTTTAACCCGGCCGGAGTTCTATCCGCATCCGGTCGAACAGATCGAGGTAATCGAAACCCATATCTCCTGGTTATTTTTAACCGGCGATTATGCCTATAAGGTTAAAAAACCGGTGGATTTTGGTTTTCTCGATTTTACCACGCTGGAAAAGCGTCAGCATTTCTGTGAAGAGGAACTGCGTCTCAACCAGCGTCTCGCGCCCGACATCTATCTGCAGGTCATCGCTATCGGCGGAACGCCTGACGCACCGCAGTTTGCCCCTGAGGAAGGGGCTGAAATCATCGAATATGCCGTACAGATGCAGCAGTTTAACCCGCAGATGCGTCTGGACCTGTTACTTGCCAAGCATCGCTTTGAAGCCGGCTGGATCGACACTCTGGCCGAACAGATCGCCGATTTTCACGGCCGTATTCCGATTGTCGCCAAAGACAGCCCCTGGGGAGAACCGGAGACCATCTGGGAGGTGGTCTCGGATAACTTCAGTCATATCATCAGCGCCGCTACCGATATGGACGATCTGGAGAAAGTTCAGCAGCTTTCCAATTTCACCGCACAACAGTTCCGTAAACTGACCCCACTGATTCAGCGACGCAAAGCTGAGGGGCACGTGCGCGAATGTCATGGCGACCTGCATCTGGCCAATATCACCCTCTATCACGAAGAGCTGCGCCTGTTCGACTGCATCGAATTCAATTTGCAGTTCCGCTGGATAGACAGCATCAGTGACCTGGCCTTCCTGCTGATGGATCTTGAAGCCAACGGCGAATTTCGCTGGGCCAACCGCTGCCTGAACCAGTATATGGAGATCAGTGGTGATTATCAGGCCCTGCCGTTGCTGAACTTTTACAAGGCGTATCGTTCAATGGTGCGCGCCAAAGTGGCGGTACTCGGCCCTGAGGAGATGCACGATCTGCCCACCCTGCGCCGCTACCTGCGTCTGACCGATTACTACGCGCGTGAACCAAGACCTGCGCTGTTCCTGATGCACGGTGTCTCCGGCAGCGGTAAGAGCCATCTCAGCCAGCAGTTAGTTGATCAGACCGATACTATCCGCATCCGCTCCGATGTAGAGCGCAAACGTCTGTTCCGCGAACTGAGCCTTAAAGGTGAGAAAGTCGAGCTGTACAGCCCGAAAATGAATGCCCACACCTTTAACCATCTGTTCGATACCAGCGCAGAACTGCTGCGTAATGGCTACTCGGTGGTGGTCGATGCCACGTTTATCCGTCAACGCACCCGGCAGAACTACATCGATCTGGCCGAACAGCTAAATATTCCGATCCGGATTATCAGTTGTGAGTGCGAGCAGAAACTGATCGAAGCCCGACTGAAGCGACGCGCGACAGAAGGCAATGATGCCTCTGATGCCGACGTACAGGTCATGCAGGATCAGTTGCAGCTACAGCAGCCCCTGAGCGAAGCGGAGCAGGAACTGACCATCACCATCAATACCGATGATGATGACGCCATCAGCCGCCTGCTGGAGCAGTTGCGTATTCAGGAGGTGATCTTCTGA
- a CDS encoding Rieske (2Fe-2S) protein yields MTRLCLFSEIEEGNAKGFELAGRKLFAVKFRGELYIYENSCPHRSIPLEWQPDQFLDYEKTFIQCATHGALFKIESGQCISGPCVDDHLTAVPFKLDGDQVLI; encoded by the coding sequence ATGACCCGACTGTGCCTGTTCAGCGAGATTGAAGAGGGCAACGCCAAAGGCTTTGAGCTGGCGGGGCGAAAACTGTTTGCCGTGAAGTTTCGTGGCGAGCTGTATATCTACGAAAATAGCTGTCCGCACCGGAGCATCCCTCTGGAATGGCAGCCGGATCAGTTCCTCGACTACGAAAAAACCTTTATCCAGTGCGCCACCCACGGTGCGCTGTTCAAGATCGAGAGTGGCCAGTGCATCTCCGGCCCCTGTGTCGATGACCACCTGACCGCCGTGCCCTTTAAACTGGATGGCGATCAGGTGCTGATCTGA
- the sfsA gene encoding DNA/RNA nuclease SfsA — translation MHLDNLIEGRLIKRYKRFLADVELADGREVTVHCPNTGSMKNCADPGSRVWLQDSGNPKRKYPLGWELVEVEQRYLACINTGRANKLMREAIEAGVISELAGYQSIRQEVRYGENSRIDLLLESDDRPCVWVEIKNVTLLEEGNWGSFPDAVTQRGAKHLQELMTMVAQGDRAVMLFCVPHTGIQQVRPADQIDPEYGRLLRQAAEAGVEVLAYAAEIDPGQVRICKKLPVVF, via the coding sequence ATGCATCTGGATAACCTGATCGAAGGGCGTCTGATCAAGCGTTATAAGCGCTTTCTGGCCGATGTCGAACTGGCAGATGGCCGCGAAGTGACGGTGCACTGCCCGAACACCGGTTCGATGAAAAACTGCGCCGATCCGGGAAGCCGGGTCTGGTTGCAGGACAGTGGTAATCCGAAGCGCAAGTATCCACTGGGCTGGGAGCTGGTGGAGGTAGAACAGCGTTATCTGGCCTGTATCAACACCGGGCGCGCTAACAAACTGATGCGCGAAGCCATTGAGGCGGGAGTAATCAGTGAACTGGCAGGCTATCAGAGTATCCGTCAGGAGGTGCGTTACGGTGAAAACAGCCGCATCGACCTGCTGCTCGAATCGGATGACCGACCCTGTGTCTGGGTTGAAATCAAAAACGTAACGCTGCTGGAAGAGGGAAACTGGGGCAGCTTCCCGGACGCGGTAACACAGCGGGGTGCCAAGCACCTGCAGGAGCTAATGACGATGGTGGCGCAGGGCGATCGGGCGGTGATGCTGTTCTGTGTGCCTCACACCGGTATTCAGCAGGTACGGCCAGCGGATCAGATCGATCCGGAATACGGGCGTTTGCTGCGGCAGGCGGCTGAAGCCGGGGTTGAGGTGCTGGCTTATGCGGCCGAGATTGATCCGGGTCAGGTCAGAATCTGTAAAAAATTACCTGTCGTTTTCTGA
- a CDS encoding pyridoxal phosphate-dependent aminotransferase has protein sequence MAFHPSKRVAEIESFKVMDLLKRAKQLDAEGYDVVHMEAGEPDFATAPPIAAAAKAAIDQGLTQYTPAAGIPELRQAISQWYQDKYGLDICPERIIVTTGASSALLMVFSLLAEAGQSFMMADPGYPCNRQFLRFLEAQAQLVAVDAEQNFQLNAELIKQHWQKNTAGVLLASPANPTGAVVHRQEMQAMADQVRALGGSLVVDELYHGLTYGCDAPSVLEVDPDAFVINSFSKYFGMTGWRLGWLVAPAEAAPELEKLAQNLMISPHTVSQYAALAAFRPETLDILEQRKAEFRLRRDLLVSGLRELGFDLPVTPEGAFYVYAGASHLTDNSYDFCWSLLEENHIATTPGLDFGRHRCNEFIRFSYTTGLDRIQLMLDRLQQRISG, from the coding sequence ATGGCATTTCATCCCAGTAAACGTGTCGCCGAAATCGAAAGCTTTAAAGTGATGGATCTGCTGAAGCGGGCCAAACAACTGGATGCTGAAGGCTATGATGTGGTTCATATGGAAGCCGGTGAACCGGATTTTGCCACGGCGCCACCGATTGCTGCTGCCGCCAAAGCGGCAATCGATCAGGGGCTGACTCAGTACACACCGGCGGCAGGGATCCCCGAGCTGCGTCAGGCGATCAGCCAGTGGTATCAGGATAAATACGGGCTGGATATCTGCCCGGAACGGATTATTGTCACCACCGGTGCCTCCAGTGCACTGCTGATGGTGTTTTCTCTGCTGGCCGAAGCGGGCCAGTCGTTTATGATGGCGGACCCCGGTTATCCCTGTAACCGACAATTTCTGCGCTTTCTCGAAGCCCAGGCGCAACTGGTGGCGGTAGACGCCGAGCAGAACTTTCAGCTTAATGCTGAATTGATAAAACAACACTGGCAGAAAAATACTGCCGGTGTGTTACTGGCATCTCCGGCCAATCCTACCGGCGCTGTAGTACACCGGCAGGAGATGCAGGCGATGGCCGATCAGGTACGCGCGCTGGGTGGTTCTCTGGTGGTAGATGAGCTGTACCACGGTTTAACCTATGGCTGTGATGCGCCTTCCGTGCTGGAGGTCGATCCGGATGCGTTTGTGATCAACAGCTTCTCCAAATACTTCGGTATGACCGGCTGGCGTCTGGGCTGGCTGGTGGCGCCCGCCGAAGCGGCGCCTGAGCTGGAAAAGCTGGCGCAGAATCTGATGATCTCACCCCATACGGTATCCCAGTATGCTGCGCTGGCTGCGTTCCGGCCGGAAACGCTGGACATTCTGGAACAGCGCAAAGCGGAGTTCCGTTTGCGTCGGGATCTGCTGGTCAGCGGCCTGCGTGAACTGGGGTTCGATCTGCCGGTTACGCCTGAGGGGGCTTTTTATGTTTATGCCGGCGCTTCTCATCTGACCGATAACAGTTACGATTTCTGCTGGTCCCTGCTGGAAGAAAATCATATTGCCACGACACCGGGTCTGGATTTTGGCCGTCATCGCTGTAATGAGTTTATCCGCTTCTCTTACACCACGGGGCTGGACCGGATTCAACTGATGCTGGATCGGCTGCAGCAAAGGATCAGTGGCTGA
- the dksA gene encoding RNA polymerase-binding protein DksA, with protein sequence MPNKSESFTHFEPYPIVEGEEYMNEKQKDHFRAILGAWKQELMEEVDSTIHHLREEPSNFADPSDRASQEEEFSLELRTRDRERKLIKKINESMELIDEDEYGYCDACGIEIGIRRLEARPTASLCIDCKTLAEIKEKQLGG encoded by the coding sequence ATGCCAAACAAGAGCGAATCTTTCACACATTTTGAGCCTTACCCGATCGTTGAGGGTGAGGAATACATGAATGAGAAGCAGAAGGATCATTTCCGCGCCATTCTTGGTGCTTGGAAGCAGGAACTGATGGAAGAGGTTGACAGTACAATCCATCACCTGCGAGAAGAGCCTTCTAACTTCGCTGATCCCAGCGACCGTGCCAGCCAGGAAGAGGAGTTCAGCCTTGAACTCCGGACTCGTGACCGGGAACGTAAGCTGATCAAAAAGATCAACGAATCTATGGAACTGATCGACGAAGACGAATACGGCTACTGCGATGCCTGCGGCATCGAAATCGGTATCCGCCGCCTCGAAGCCCGTCCGACCGCGTCCCTTTGCATCGACTGCAAAACGCTGGCCGAGATTAAAGAAAAACAGCTTGGCGGCTGA